Sequence from the Candidatus Izemoplasma sp. genome:
TAACAAAACTAAAAGGAATGACTCCTATTGAATTCAGAAATCATTCCCTGTGTTTAAATTAATTATTAGTACCTAGTCCAACTTTAGGGGTTCAGTACATAAAATCGTCTTTTTTATTTCGCTTTTCCTGCTAAACTGCAATCTTCATCACTCAGTTTCTTCCCTTGAATAATCCGTGCTGGCATGCCTACGGCTGTTGAATATGGTGGTACATCTTTCAAAACAACTGAGTTCGCACCAATCTTAGCCCCCATACCCACTCGGATATTGCCAAGAATCTTAGCTCCTGCAGCAATCATAACATCATCACAAATTGATGGATGTCGTTTATGCTCAGAATCATTTCCGGTTCCACCTAAAGTGACTTGATGATAAATAAGAACGTTTGAACCAATCTCGGTAGTTTCACCGATCACCACACCACTACCATGATCAATAATAAAGTTCTTACCAATCTTCGCAGCGGGATGAATCTCTACACCGGTTAAAAAGCGTGCGATATTACTTAGTATTCTTGCGATTAATTTAAGTTTTATGATCCACAGTAAATGTGCAATACGGTAAAACCACACAGCATGAAGTCCCGAATGAGATAATAAAATTTCCAATGTATGTCTTGCGGCTGGATCTTTCCGTTTTAATGTCTTAATATCACTAATCATTCCCATATATATCACCATAATTCATTTTTATTTTCGTTTTATATGCCATTTTAATATATAATAGAAAAACCGTTACAGCAACTGTTATGCTAGTGTAACGGTTTTCACTCTTTATACATCTTCACCAAGTATGACTTCATCATCTTCATACAAGAAAATACCTAAATTTTCGGCAATTTCTACATAAATGTCAATGATATTCACATACTCGTAATCAATTTTGTCAAAAACACTTTGTAGTTTTGAATTTAATAAGTCCTTGATATACAAGAAATCTTTTCTTCG
This genomic interval carries:
- the cysE gene encoding serine O-acetyltransferase — its product is MGMISDIKTLKRKDPAARHTLEILLSHSGLHAVWFYRIAHLLWIIKLKLIARILSNIARFLTGVEIHPAAKIGKNFIIDHGSGVVIGETTEIGSNVLIYHQVTLGGTGNDSEHKRHPSICDDVMIAAGAKILGNIRVGMGAKIGANSVVLKDVPPYSTAVGMPARIIQGKKLSDEDCSLAGKAK